In Candidatus Manganitrophus morganii, the genomic window GCAAAATTTTACGGTAATATTTTTGTCATAGATAATAGGCTCTATTTTCAAAAGTTTACCGTATCTTGTTGTTGCTTCAGCGTGCTTTTTTATTAACTCGAAATTGGCTTGTAACCAATAACAGAATTGATGGGCCTGATTTAGAGTATTAAAGGTAAACAGTGGAGAAATGTGCGTTTCATCTTTAATGATCCTCGTCGTGACGCCTCCTGACATATGCAGAATTTGCATGCCGATCGAGTATGTATAAACCAATGCGCCTTCCGTGGTGGCAAGAGGAATATAAAAATCCCCTTTTGCAAATTGACCATTTATTTTGAGCGGACCTGCGACGCCAATAGGAACCTGGGTAATGCCTATAAAGTTTTCGATGTTTCCCTGTAGGTTTTTTGGATTTTCACTGAATACGCCGATATGATTAAATTCCACACCGGTCTTGGCGCTTAACCATTCTCTTCGTGCTTTTGCGGCAGCAACCGTATAATCAATGTCTTTTCGTTTCGGAACGAGATCCGTTTTTCTGAGATCGGCGCTCTTTCCATTATTGGCTTCCATGTGCCAGAGATCTGTAATTCGGCGGATCATTTTTCTATTATTTTTATCAGAAACAGGTTCGGCCGGTTTTTCCTCACTCAGCCTTCGATTCTTTTCCTTTCCTCTTCTATCAGGAATCGATGAATTAGAGCTCCTGATGAACTTTTCCCAGCCTCCCAGCTGATTATCAACTGAATGAATGAACTCAATGCCATACTGCTGTTTCTCATCGTTTCCCCATTTAAATTTTATTCTGGCTTGTACGGGCTCTAGAGGATCAGGCAAGCTAATCTCAATAATACCTTTATCAATTCGGGGGAGAGTATGATCGGTTGAAACGGAGAGACCGGCCAGTCCAATATCGATTGCCGTGCCTGTGAAGATTTTCTTTTTGCGAGTATCGGACTCTCTCAGTATGAGTCGTATTTCTAGTATCTCTCTGACTCGAAAATACGTTCTGCGATCGTGTTTATTCATACAGTTAATCCTTAATGCTCAAACTGATTTCAGCAAGAATAGTTCCACTTCAGGAACATCATCTTGAATTAAATCCATATAAATAAATAGCTTTACTAATACATCGGTATCTTAAGTTTGATAAGAACATAGGCTATGAGGATTGTAGGATTGTAAATTTAAGAATTGAAAGAAAGAAATAAATAAATGCGAAGGAAGTGTTGGTCTTGATATGCTTGTTGCCCTTGTTTCTGCGTTGTTATTCAATCTTCAACTCCAGACAAGGTCGCAAAAACAATCAGATACCGGAGGAAACTATACAATAAGTTGAATATACATTAAAAAAGCCGATTGTCAAATTAAAATATCATTAAATTTTTTCTTAGAACGCTAATGAATACGACATTTTCGGCGTTTTTTTCGGGGTATAAAAGACAAAAAACAACTGAGTACTAATTGGGAGAAAATGCGAAGTGATTTGAGGGGCGTGGTGAGCCGCCTGGGATTCGAACCCAGGACACCCGCCTTAAAAGGGCGGTGCTCTACCAACTGAGCTAGCGGCTCGCTTCGTATGCTATGAATGACAAGGCGATCTCTTCGGTCTGAAAAGATCGGAAAAGTGAAGATCTTTTTTAACATTTCTCGGAACCGGTGTCAACTTCTATCGTTCAAGTCGGTTTGAAATTTCCAGTCAGATCGACTATGATAAGGGGCTCATTTTTGGGGGGAGGCATCCAACTTGGTTTCTATTCTCTTCTTTTTCTCCGGCGTCACCGCGCTGATCTACCAGATGGTCTGGATGCGCGAATTGGTCTTGGTTTTTGGCGCATCGATGTTTGCGATCTCCACCCTCCTGACCGCATTCATGGGGGGGCTGGCGCTGGGGAGCGATTTCTTCGGCCGGCGCGCCGACCGCTATTCAAATCCCCTGCGCATCTACGGCTTTCTTGAGCTTGGCATCGGAGGATACGCTCTTCTCGTTCCGTTCCTCCTCTCCTCGCTGATTCCGATCTATCAGTATCTCCACGGTCTCTTTCACTTCTCGTTCTATATTTTCAGCTTGGTCCGGTTTGTCATGGCTGTGCTTGTCCTCCTTCTTCCGACCGCCTTAATGGGAGGAACCCTCCCTGTGCTCGCCCGCCTCTATAAAAATAATGCCGAGGTCGGAAAAGGGGTCGGACTTCTTTATGCCTTTAATACGTTGGGGGCGGTGATCGGGGTTTTGGGGGCCGGGTTTGTCCTCCTTCCCGCTTTGGGTCTGAACAAAACGGTACTTCTTGCGGCGGCGCTCAATGGCGCGGTCGGTCTTCTTGCGATCTGGCGCGGAAAACATCGAATCGTCCCTGTCGAGACCTCCGCCGAAAGGACGCCGGTCTCCGCGCCGAAACATCCGCAATCACCGCGGCGGATTTTATTGATCACCTTCGCCCTTTCCGGGTTTGCGGCGATGATTTATGAGGTGGTTTGGACGCGCATCTTGACCCTGATCCTCGGGTCGACCCTCTACTCCTTTGCAACCATGCTCGCCACCTTTCTCATGGGGCTTGCGATCGGGAGCTTTCTCTTTTCCCTCTTCTTGAAGCGGTTTTCGCGCCCCCTTCTTTTGCTGGCCCTCGTACAAGGGGGGATCGCGCTGTTTGCTTTCGGGGGGGAATTTCTTTTTCCCCTCCTCCCCGTTCTCTTCTTCAAGCTCCTTGAAATCTTCCACTCGGAGGGGGGAATTATTTCCGTCTCCAAATTCTTCATTGTCGCCGCCGTGATGCTGATCCCGACCGTTCTGATGGGAGGGGTTTTCCCGCTGGTGATCCATCTTCTGACCCGGGGAGAGAGTTCCTCTCGAGAGCCTAAACGAAAAAACCAACCGATGATCGATACCGGGTTGGGGTCGATCGTCGGCCGCGCCTATGCCATTAATACGGTCGGAACGATCGTCGGTTCCTTCTCGGTCGGATTTATCCTCCTCCCGGCGCTCGGCATTCAGAAAAGCCTCCACGTTGCCATCTTCACCAACGCCATTTTAAGCCTTCTTCTCTGGATGCAGATGCGCGAAATCGGAGAGGCGCGCCTTTGGGCGGTCGGCGGGGTCGGCGCGTTTCTCGTTGTCGTCGGCTTCTCGACCCCGGCCTGGAACCCGCTGCAGATGTCGAGCGAGCTCTTCGGGAAATTATCGACCCTCGATCTTCTTTTCTATAAAGAGGGAATCTCGTCCACCGTCACGGTGGTTCAGCACCCGACCCTGGCGAAGCACCCTCATCTCACCCTGGCGATCGACGGCAAGGCGAATGCCTCCACCACCGGCGACATGAAGACGCAGCTGCTTGTCGGCCATCTCCCGATGCTCCTTGCGCCGGAGGCAAAGGAGGTCATCTCGATCGGACACGGTTCCGGGATCACGACCGGCGCCATCGCGACCCATCCCCTCTCGAAGCTTGTCACCCTGGAAATCGAGCCGGCGGTCGTCGAGGCGTCGCGCTTCTTCGATCCGTTCAACGGAAGTGTCCTCGAGGACCCGCGCGTTCAAATCGTGGTCGACGACGCGCGCAACTACCTCATCCTCTCGAAAGAGCGCTTCGACGTGATCGTTTCCGAGCCGTCGCATCCCTGGCGAAGCGGCTCCTCCAAACTCTTTACGGAGGAGTTTTTTCGTCTGGGCCGATCGCGTTTACGTCCGGGGGGAATTTTCGCTCAGTGGATTCATTTTTACGGCATCCGGGCGCCGGAACTGAAGGCGGTGATCCGGACCTTCCATTCCGTTTTTCCGCACGTCTTTATTTTTTATACAGACGCCGGCGATCTGATCCTGATCGGCTCCGATCGCGAAATCGTCATTGACCGGGAGGAGATCGCCCGGCGGATGGCGGTCCATGCCGTTGCAAACGATCTCGCGCGGGCCGAGGTCTACTCTCCTTATGATCTCTGGGCTTATTTTCTTCTCGGGCCCGGCGAGATCGAGCGTTACACCGGCGACGGGATCTTCAACACCGACGATTATACCGTCGTCGAGTTCCAAACGCCGAAGTCGCTTTTCGAAGATACCCTCTCGATTCATATGGCCGACATGAAAGGGGCGTCGCGCGGCGGCGAGCTTTATCTGATTGATCCGGCGGAATCCAACAGCGCAAAGGGAGAAGCGTTTTTCGCCATCGCCAAGGCGCTCCTTCGGAATGGAAAAGAGAGCAACGCCCGCGACATGATCCAAAAGGGGCTTCTTCTCCATCCGTCCGCCGAGGGGGATTGGCTGATGGGCTCGCTTTTTCAGAAACAGGAAGATCGCGACAGCGCCTTCCGCGCCTGGCAGGCCGCTCTGAAAAAGGATCCCTCGCATGCGGAGGCCTCCCTGAGTCTGGCCAAGTTGTACCAGGAGCAAGGGGCGTTTGATCAAGCCGAGCCGCTTCTGTCTCGCCTACGCAAGGACCATCCGGAAAAGCGGATCGCCGCCTTTTATCATGGCGTCAATCTCTACTATCTCGGCCAGTATCAGAGGGCGCTGGATGAGCTCGAGCAAGGAAGGGTCTTCTCGGAGCCGTTCGTCTACTACTATCAGAGTCTCGTTTTTGGTAAGCTGAAAAAAGAAGCAGAGGCCAGCCAGGCGCTGGGCCGATTTATCACGAGTCTCAACGATTGGCGAAAGGATCTGGAGATGGAGCCGAAGCGCTTCTCCACCCTCCCTTATGCCAAGCAGATCGAATGGCGAAAGAAAAATGGAATCGAGATTCCGGAGGAAGAGCGAATGGCGCTCCTTTTCAACAGATTGGTGGCAACCCCGTTGAGCCATCTCTACAGCGGAACGGGTCTCTTCATTTTGGGAATGTTCGAGCCGGCCAGCGTCGAGCTGGAGAAAGCGGCGGAGCAACTTGGGAATCAGGCCTCCGGAAGCATGGTGCAGTATTATCTCGGTCTGGCTTATCAAGAGAGGGGGCAAACGGCTTCGGCCCGGCAGGCACTGGAAACATTCATTTCGCACTCTCCGCTCGACCCGAAAGATATCCGGATTGAGGCGGCCAAGCGCACCCTCGATCGGTTAAAACAGCCGAAGGGGGTCTCTTAAATGGGGTCGATTGCGCCGACACATAAAGTCCGCTCTTATTCGGAAACGATCGAGCGGATGCTCCGGTCGGTAAAGGAGACAAAAGGGATAGAGGCCCATCTCCTCGGAACGGTTCGCGCCAATCCTCATCGGTATCCTTTTTGGATGGTTTCGACCCCCGAGGGTCGGGGGAAAAAAAAGATCTGCCTTTCCGGAGGGATTCATGGCGATGAGCCGGCCGGCGTCGAGGCGATCCTCGCCGTCATCGAAATGATCCGGAACCGGCCGGCGCTTCTTGGCCGGTTTCAGTTTATCCTTTTTCCCTGCATCAACCCGTTCGGGTATGAGCACCACACACGTGAGAACGGGTCTCGAATAGATCTCAACCGGCAGTATGTCCGGAAGCGGCCCGCCGCAGAAATACGCTTCGTCAAAAAGGTCATCGATGGGAAGAGGTTTGATCTCGATGTCGAGTTCCATGAGGATATCGACACGCCGGGATTTTATATGTACGAGGTTTTTCGCAGTCCGGCCCAAGCGGTCGGCCGGAAGATCATCCGGCGGGTGGCGAAGAAATATCCGATCAATCTTCAGACCGAAATCGAAGGGGCCCCGGCCGAAAAGGGATTAATCAGCCCCGATGTTTCCTCTGATTTTTTTAAACGGCGCTTCGCTCGGAAGCGGCAGTGGCCGCAGGCGCTCTACTTCTACATGAACGGCACCTCCCACGTCATCACCTCCGAGACCCCGGTGCATCTTAAAATGCAGGAGCGGGTCGAGATCCATCTCATCGCCCTTAAAACGGCGCTGGAGAGATTACTCTCCGCGTGATCTCTGACTTCCTGCTTCTCTCCTTAATTACTCCGTAATCCGCATTCGCCATGCCGCATTGCCCCTAAAAGATGCTGGCAAACTTCCGCGATCCGGTGGCCCCCAGCCCTTTCAAGGTGAACATGAATGAGAACTCGTTTCGGGTGCGGAGGTCCAGGTAAGTGACCGTGATTCCCCAGCACTGGTCTTCGTATTGGAGGCCGTAGGCGATTTCGACGAACTTGCTTGTTTCGGCGTCGAAGTAGGCGCGGCTGGCAAGGCTGACCCCCCAGGGGGTTCGGATCACGATCTTCTCCGTCCAGAACTGAATGCGGGGGGCCGCCTCCTCATCGCCGAGATAGAGCGGATTGAAGAGGTCTCCCCGCTGCGGAAGGGTCCCTCCCCGCGTGTAGCGCTGTCCAAGGGAGGCGATCAGATATGGGGGGAGGTTGATCGTCAGATCGGTGTTCCAGAAGGAGAAGCGACGATCGTAGAGGTCATAGAAGGCGTCGAAACCGAGAGAGAGATAATCGGTGAAGTGAACCACCGCCTCGCCGCGAAAATCGGAGAAGGGATCCGTGTCTTCTTCATCCGACCGGGCGTCCCGCAGGTTGTAGGTCTCGGTGAATCGAAGGTAGATTCTTTCTTGCATCACTCCCTTCACGTCCCGCCGCATAAAACGCTGCGTCACCGAAGCGGTCACCGCGTTGCGGTCTTGGAGCTGGTCGAGTTCGTCGAATTGTGGAACGTCGGGGTGGTCCTCCACCGGGATATACTCATACATGAGTGACGGGCTCAACAGGTGAACGCTCCCTCCCCGCTCTTTGGAAAGGTGCTCTTCCCAATGAAGGCCGGTTGGAAAAATCTCCCGGCTGACCGGCTCCTCGGTCGTTCCCCGGCTGTACCAGGTCTCCCGGATCCCGGCCCAGGGGGTCAGTGTTCCGGCCCCGGAAAGGGAAATCGGGGCGGAAAGCTTTGGATAAAGATCGACCCGCTGGGTGGTCAGTCCCTCCGAGCGCCAGAAGTTCACGGCGTTGCTCTCAAAGTTGAAGTAGACCGGTGATTGGCCGAGACGATGCTCAATCAGGCTGTAGCCGACCTCTGGAAGACGCTGCGCGGTGGTGCTGTTGCTCGGCGTCGTCAGGTCTTGGGTATACCGGCCGAGAAGATAGGTGAACGATTCGTCCCCGCGATAGGTGACGAAGAGGTTCGATTCGATATTCTGCTGCGCCCGCTCGTCGGTGGCGTCCGAGAGCTCCTGGAAAAAATCCTGTTGGTTGACGTAGTGAACATCGATCTTGGCGTTGATCCGATCGGTAAAACGCTGTTCGTGGTTGTAGCGGATTTCCCATTTTCCGACTTGGTCTTCTTTATCGTAAAAATAATTCGTTTCTAGGTGCCCCCGCGAGAACTTCGATAAGACGTAGCGGTACTCCAGTCCCACGCCGTCCCCCCGGGCGCCGCGGTGATCGAGATTGAACGTCACGTCCTGGCTTTTTGAAATGGCCCAGAAGAAGTCTTGGTTGTAGCGGAACCCGTCGCGAGAGCTGTACCCCATTCGCGGAATCAACAGACCGGTTTGGCGTTCGGTCTTCGCCGGATAGAGGAGATACGGAAGATAGAGAATCGGAACCTCGTTTGCGTAGAAGACGACATTGCGCGCCGTTATATAGCCGTCGATCTGAAGCCGGAGGCGCTGCGCGCGGATGTGCCAATCGGGGTCCTCGATGCAGTCACAGGCGGTAAAATAGGCATTCTCAAGGAGGTAGCGATCGAGTGCGTGACGCTCGGCTTTGTCCGCTTCGATGTGATAGTTTTCGACCTCGATGAAGATTTCGGCATTGTGGAGGACGCCGAGTTGTGTGTTGACATCGAGTTCGACCCGTGAGGCGTCGATACGGTCGTCACCGTCGGTGAAGCGGACGTTTCCCTCGGCGATCAGTCGGCCGGTCCGATTATCGAGTCTGATGGCGTCGGCCTCGATCCGAAGCGGTCCCTGGATCGCGACCACCGATCCCTCGGCGATGAAAAGATCTTCCTCCCGCCGATATTCAAGACGGTCGGCGTCGAGTTGAATCGGCTCGTTTGCTTCCGGGCGACCCAACACGGCTTCGTTCATTTCTTGGGGAAGCCCCCAAGCCGTCGCGGGAAGGAGAAAACCGATCACCAGCAGGATCAGGGAGAAGGACTTTGATGGGAAGCCGAAAAGTCCAAAAAACCAAATGAGTGCGCTTCCCCTGTAAAGGGAACGAAGCAGTTCTCCGGAGCGAGGGATCATCCTCGTAGCAGGGAGGGAACGGTTCCGGAATAAACCGCCTTGGCCTCCCCGACGGTATAGAGCGATCCGGTGATGACGAGGGTATCCTCCGGACGCAGGTTCGACTCGACGTAGTCGATCGCGTCGGGCACCCGCTCTCGGACGGTTTGAACCGGCGACCCCTTCTCAATGGAGGCGATCAGGAGATCGGGCTCGGCCGCCCGATCGATGTCGGGCCGGGTCAGGACGATCTCATCGACCCAGGGGAGAAGCGGGTTCAGAATGTCGCGGATATTTTTGTCACGCATGATTCCGGCGATCAGCCAGTGTTTTCCGCGCCGCGAGGAATCGACCTCTCTGAGAAAGTCGGCCAGCGCCCTCGCTCCCGCCGGGTTATGGGCGCCGTCGAGAAGAATGAGCGGCCGCCGCCGGATCACTTCCAGCCGTCCGGTCCACTCCACCTCTCGGATTCCTTCGAGGATCGCCTCCTCTGAAAGAGCGATGCCCTTCGCTTGAAGCTGCTCGATCATCCCCAGGGCGACCGCCGTGTTCCGCACCTGGTGCCGTCCAAGCAGTGGAGAGTGGACCGTTCTCGCGCGCTCTCCCCGATATACAAAACCCTCCGGGCGGTCCCCTTCCACGTTGATTTCGTGATCAAGGCGGAGGAGCGGCGCCCCCTTCAATCGGGCCGCTTGCTCAAAGAGGGCGAGGACCTCGGGCTGGGCGGCCCCGGTGATCAGAGGGACCTCCATTTTGATAATCCCGGCTTTTTCAGACGCGATTTGAACGATCGTCACCCCCAGGTAACGTTCATGATCGAGATCGATATGGGTGATGGCGGTCACCAACGGCACCAGGAGGTTGGTTGCATCGAATCGTCCCCCGAGACCGACCTCCACCACCGCCAGATCGACCTTCGCCTCCGCAAAGTAGAGGAAGGCGATCGCGGTGGTGAACTCAAAAAAGGTCAAGGAAAGGGCCAGCTCGGGCTCTTCTTCCTCGATTCGTTTTCTTAAGAGGTTCGTCAGTCGAACGATTTGGTCCGGTTCAATCGGCTTTCCCGAGATGCGAATCCGTTCCGAGAAGTCGATCAGATGGGGGGAAGTGTAGAGGCCGACGCGGTATCCTCCCCGTTTCAGAATGGAAGCGACGGTCGCGGCGGTCGAGCCCTTCCCGTTCGTTCCGCCGATATGGACGGAGCGATATTTTCGCTCGGGATGATCGATCAGACGGAGAAGGCGCTCCATCCGCTCCAGGCCCGGGCGGATGCCGTGCCACTGCAGGCGGTAGAGGTAGTCGAGTGCATCGGTATAAGACATGATTCCCCACGTGGATTGGCCTTCTTATTTATCATAACCGCGCGCCGAATTCAAGAAGACTCCGGGTGTCATCGGCTTCCATCCAGCCGGGAGAGAGCGTCTTCATCCCTCTGTTCCGACGATTCCTCTAGACTCCGACCGGCTCTTTTGGTATGGTCATTATCCAAAATCATTTTGTTTCTGTGTCGGACGGTGGATCGTCGTTTTCGTATCGGTATTCGGTGAAGGAGGGTCGATGGGTCAGTTTGTAGATCGGATGATTCGCGCAGCGCAGCTCGATGAGAATCTCTATGAAGAGGTGGAAGCCGACAAGGGAGCGATGAAACAGGCGATCGGGGTCGTGGTCCTCTCCAGCCTGGCGGCCGGAATCGGAACGATGAGTCAGGGGGGAGGAATCGGGCGGCTGGCGCTCGGCACGGTGGCGGCCCTCATCGGCTGGTATATTTGGGCCTTTCTGATCTATGTGATCGGGACGAAGATGCTTCCGGAGCCGCAGACCAGGGCGGACCATGGAGAGCTGCTCCGGACCCTCGGATTCGCCAGCGCCCCCGGCCTGCTCCGGGTATTGGGCTTCCTCCCTGCCGTCAGCGGCATTGTTTTGATGGGGTCTTCGATCTGGATGCTGATCGCCATGGTGGTGGCGGTAAGACAGGCCCTTGATTATCAGAGCACCCTGCGCGCCGTCGGCGTCTGCGTCGTCGGGTGGGTGATTCAGATTGCGGTCCTCATTTTTGTCATGGTCGTCGGCGGCGGGGTCGCCAGTCAGACAGGACCCACGCCGTAGCTAAAGTTATCCGGACGGGAGAAGGGCGCCTAACCCTTCCCGATAAGAAGGGTATTTCAAGTCGATTTGGAAATACTCCTTCATTTTCTGGTTTCGGCATCTCCGACTGGCCGCCGGTTCATCGGACGAATTCCAGAGAGGAGCGAAATCGGAAATGCCGAGCCGTTTTGCAAGAAAAGCATAGTAATCCCCCCGCCGGACCGGATGATCGTCGGAGAAAAGATAACACTCTCCCGTTTTTGTTAAGGGGGCCGTCGCCAGGAGCAGCGGAATCAGGTCGTCGAGATGGATCAAATTCAGGTAACTTTCGGGTCGGCCGCGGAGGGTCCCCCGTTTTAGAACTTGATCGCGTCCGGGAATTCGATTCGGTCCGTAGATTCCGGAGAGCCGGACGACCACCCCCGGAAACTGCGCTTCTTCGACGGCGGTAAAGAGCGTATCCTCCGTTTCGATCAGACGCGCCCCGGCGGGATGTTTTGCGCGGCGCAGAGACGATTCATCGACCCACCCGTTGGAGTAATCTCCATAAACGCCGGTGCTGCTGGTGTAGATAAACCGACTGGGCCGGTTTTCCAGGAGCGCGGCGATCGTATGGGTCATGGCGCGGGGAAGGGTCTCCTCCTGCGATCCCGACACCAGGAAATAAACCCAGTCGGCCTGCGGGAGTCGAAAAGGAGGTTTTAAGAGATCGACGACGATCGGCTCGATCCCCTCTCTCCTGAGAAGATCGGCTTTTTCAACTCTCCGGGTCGTGCCGTAGACCCTGAAACCTTTTTCGATCCACCCCTTTGCCAACGGCAACCCGACATATCCGCATCCGATAATGAGGACAGATTCGATAGCGACCTCCTTGTTGTCCCGTCCATTCCGATCTTTTCAACGGTCAGAGCGTAACGCTTTCGAGGACGCGCGTCAATGAGTATGCCTGGGAGGATGCCTGGCGGTATTCACGGCGGTATGCCGGGTAAACAATATATCATATCATTGGACCGGAAGGGCTTTTACAAAGACAAAACCATTTTCAATCCAGGCGGCATAGAGCCGTTGGCCCGAAGCGGCAAGCGAGGTGGACCAAGAAAAAGAGCCGGAGGTTTCATTCAGGGGCTCCCCCTTCCGGGTCCACGCGGTGCCGTTCCAACGCCAAACTTCCACACTCGATCCGCCGAAGGCGAGGGTCGGTTCCCCTTTGACTTCCATCAACGCGGGATCAACGCCCTCTTCGGAGAGGGGTGAGCCGAGGGTGACCCAGGCCTCCCCATTCCATTGTCTTGCCTGAATTCCCCCCTGCTGAAACGCAAGGGTTGGAATGTCTTGAACGAAGGCGAGGGAGAAGGTGGAGGAGAAAAAAGTCAGCGGATCATTGGCCGGGCCGCCGGCGGAAAGCCAACTCTCCCCGGTGCGATGAAAAAGGGCCAATTCGATCCCTTCCGAAGCGGCGTTCTGCATCAGAACGGCAAGGGAGAGGTTCTGATCGTCGGCGCCGAGCGCATACTTCCTTGGCGAGGGGGCATCGGCGTAGTGTGATCCGACCCCGCCGAGATCGACCCATGCGCCGGCCCATTGCTGGACCCGCGTGCTGGCGTATCGGCTGTCGCTGCAGAAGGAATCCCATGCGACGGTCGGAACCCCCTGACGAACATTCAAGGCGGCATTGGCCGGACCGCAACCGTCCTGATACGTTTGAACGGCGACGGTCGACCAGGCACCCTCCTCTCGTCTGACCAGATAGAGCGACCTTCCTTCAATCCAGGTGAGGAAGAGCCGCTCTCCGTCGGATGCGAGGGAGGGAAGCGTGGCGGCTTCATTGGGGTTCACATTCAAGGGGCCTTCCACGTCCCATTCGGTGCCGTTCCAAAAACCGGTGTAAATTTTTCCGTCTTCTTCCCAGGACACGACCGGAGCGTTTTCGATTGTCGCGAGGGTCAACCAGACGGCCACTCCCCGTTGCGCCGCGTTCACACGGGCCCCCAGCGCCTGCCACCGAGCGTCTCCGTCGGATGGGCCGCCCCCTGCGTCTTCAGTCACCGGATCGGTTTCCGGGGCGGGATCGGCGATCGGGACCGATGGAGCGACCGGAACCGCCGTCGCCGTCGAGGCCGGAGTCGCTGTCGGGGTGGCCCCTTCCGTTGGGGGCTGCTCCCCTGTCGATGCGGGGGTGGCGGGGGGTGTTTCATTGGAGAGGGAAGAAGGGGTTGCAGGGTCCTTCTCCGAATTGGAACCGCCGCTGGACCCGCAGGAAATGAGGGTAGGAATAATAAGGACGACTGCAAAATAACGGACTGCTTGTTTTATAAAACCTTTTTTCATTGATCCTCCTCCCGACTGTACTTCTTTTAGGTAACAGTGCAACCTATGTACCTTTGATAAAGGGACGAACTGGGGGATGGAGAGCCCTTTCGAGGTCATGACGAAATTGCAGCGGATTGCAGAATTGATTACATCTTTTACATATCGGTGAACGGTAGAGAAAGAGATGTGCAAAAAAGGATCACTTCTATTGCAAATAGGAGGAACCCTGGATCGGATGGGCATCAGGTGGACGAAATGTTATAATGCTCATTATGAACGATATCATTTGGACCCCCTCCGACGAGATCATCCGGCAATCGAACGTCTGGCGATTAATGCAGCGCCATGGTCTTTCTTCATATGAAGCGCTCATTCGCTGGTCGATCGAGGATATCGGCCGATTTTGGGATGCGGTTTCGAAGGACCTCGGAATCCGATGGAGCCGGCCCTATCGCCAGGTCTACGACACCTCCGCCGGCCTTCCCTGGACGAAGTGGTTCATCGGCGGCCAGACGAATCTGGTGATGAACTGCATCGATCGCCATCTCCCTGCCCGCGCGAATGAGATCGCCCTTCTTTGGGAAGGAGAAGATAAAAAAGTCCGCTCCTGGACGTACGATCAACTCTCCCGGGAGGTCTCCCGCCTGGCGGACGCCCTTCGGCGGGAAGGGATCGGTCCCGGTGATACGATCGGAATCTACATGCCGATGTCGCTGGAGATGGTGGCGGTCCTCTACGCCTCCTTCAAGATCGGTGCGATTTGCATCCCGATTTTCTCCGGGTTTGCCGCCGGCCCCCTCGCCGTCCGTCTCGCGCACGCCGAGGCGAAGATCCTCTTCACCGCCGACGGCTCTCTCCGGCGTGGAAAAATCATTGAGATCAAGCGGTCGGCCGATGAGGCCGCCGCTCAAATTCCGACGTTGCGGAAGAAAGTCATTCTGCGCCGCCTTGGAAATGAAATCGATTGGGATTCGTCGCGTGATTGCTGGTACACCGAATTTGTCGCGGGAAAGTCGGAGCGGGTCGCCACCGAATCGCTCGACGCCGAAGCCCCCGCCTTGATCCTCTACACTTCCGGGACCACCGGCCGGCCGAAAGGGACCGTCCACACGCACGGCGGCTGTTTGATGCAGATCGGGAAGGAACTGGCGTATCACTTCGACGTTAAACCGGAGGACCGCTTTTTCTGGTTGACCGACATCGGCTGGATGATGGGCCCCTGGATGATCATCGGCGTTCACTTGCAGGGAGGATGCGTCTTCCTTTATGAGGGGGCGCCGAACCACCCGGCCCCCGATCGCCTCTGGGAGATGATCGACCGTCATCGGCTCACCCATCTTG contains:
- a CDS encoding bifunctional folylpolyglutamate synthase/dihydrofolate synthase; amino-acid sequence: MSYTDALDYLYRLQWHGIRPGLERMERLLRLIDHPERKYRSVHIGGTNGKGSTAATVASILKRGGYRVGLYTSPHLIDFSERIRISGKPIEPDQIVRLTNLLRKRIEEEEPELALSLTFFEFTTAIAFLYFAEAKVDLAVVEVGLGGRFDATNLLVPLVTAITHIDLDHERYLGVTIVQIASEKAGIIKMEVPLITGAAQPEVLALFEQAARLKGAPLLRLDHEINVEGDRPEGFVYRGERARTVHSPLLGRHQVRNTAVALGMIEQLQAKGIALSEEAILEGIREVEWTGRLEVIRRRPLILLDGAHNPAGARALADFLREVDSSRRGKHWLIAGIMRDKNIRDILNPLLPWVDEIVLTRPDIDRAAEPDLLIASIEKGSPVQTVRERVPDAIDYVESNLRPEDTLVITGSLYTVGEAKAVYSGTVPSLLRG
- a CDS encoding YIP1 family protein; translation: MGQFVDRMIRAAQLDENLYEEVEADKGAMKQAIGVVVLSSLAAGIGTMSQGGGIGRLALGTVAALIGWYIWAFLIYVIGTKMLPEPQTRADHGELLRTLGFASAPGLLRVLGFLPAVSGIVLMGSSIWMLIAMVVAVRQALDYQSTLRAVGVCVVGWVIQIAVLIFVMVVGGGVASQTGPTP
- a CDS encoding NAD-dependent epimerase/dehydratase family protein, yielding MPLAKGWIEKGFRVYGTTRRVEKADLLRREGIEPIVVDLLKPPFRLPQADWVYFLVSGSQEETLPRAMTHTIAALLENRPSRFIYTSSTGVYGDYSNGWVDESSLRRAKHPAGARLIETEDTLFTAVEEAQFPGVVVRLSGIYGPNRIPGRDQVLKRGTLRGRPESYLNLIHLDDLIPLLLATAPLTKTGECYLFSDDHPVRRGDYYAFLAKRLGISDFAPLWNSSDEPAASRRCRNQKMKEYFQIDLKYPSYREGLGALLPSG
- a CDS encoding AMP-binding protein, producing MNDIIWTPSDEIIRQSNVWRLMQRHGLSSYEALIRWSIEDIGRFWDAVSKDLGIRWSRPYRQVYDTSAGLPWTKWFIGGQTNLVMNCIDRHLPARANEIALLWEGEDKKVRSWTYDQLSREVSRLADALRREGIGPGDTIGIYMPMSLEMVAVLYASFKIGAICIPIFSGFAAGPLAVRLAHAEAKILFTADGSLRRGKIIEIKRSADEAAAQIPTLRKKVILRRLGNEIDWDSSRDCWYTEFVAGKSERVATESLDAEAPALILYTSGTTGRPKGTVHTHGGCLMQIGKELAYHFDVKPEDRFFWLTDIGWMMGPWMIIGVHLQGGCVFLYEGAPNHPAPDRLWEMIDRHRLTHLGISPTAVRLLIRAGEAPVAQHDLASLRMLGSTGEPWDQESYLWFFEKIGKRKLPIMNISGGTEIIGCFLAPLPITPLKPCTLGGPGLGMDVDVFDDHGKPVRGETGHLVCKKPAPSMTRGFWKDRDRYLATYWSRWPNIWFHGDWARIDDEGYWFLHGRSDDTMKIAGRRVGPAEIESVLISHPAVSEAAAIGVPDPIKGEAIVCLVVLKPGQSADEQSLADQVTEAMGKALRPKAIRIVSDLPKTRSAKIVRRVIRAKLLGQSLGDLTSIENPAAIEEIAALSKEK